In the genome of Paenibacillus pabuli, the window CATAGCGGTAGTGCGCAAAACTGCAAAAACCAACAACCTCATTTTCATGAATAGCGAGAAACGCGTTGAGATTGGACGAACTCTCCATCTCCCGGCGAACGGTATCTTCCGTTCTCTGGTTGGTGCCGCCTCCCCAACTTTCATTGCTGCGGTTCCACATATCAGCGAGTGCGGCAGCGTAGGAGGGATCGTATTCAATAATGCGGATTTGTTCGATAATCGAAGTTACGGTCATATTTGGGTCTCCTTATCTTTATCTATAGGATGGTCTTCGTGATCTTTCCGATATGGCCTTTGCCCGATAGCCGCAGAGATGATACAGGCCATGTTTGAAGAAGCTAGCGATAGTCTTATCATACTATAAATGGAAACATTTTCAGAGGATTAAAAATCTTTCTTTTCAATCATATAAGTGCCTTTCGGAAGCTTTTGTTCGAAGCGTCAAGGATGGACGAAGCTATTTAGGTATGAAAGAAAAAATCCACGTCTCTGAGTTAGACGTGGATCTAGGTATACGAATAGCTACTAATCTTCAATTATGCCAAAATAGAACGGACATTTCGTAGAACTGATTTCATAAATTCAGAGGTTGGTTCGGCATGCCCCGCAATTTGAATACGTCGTTGCCGAACATCAAGACTCTTCAACTGATCTGTCAAAACAACACCTGAAAATGGCAGGTCTTCTGGTAGTATAACTTCAAAAGGATAATCCTTGGCATGGCTCGTTATGGGACATACAACGGCAAACCCCGTTACTTCATTGAATTCATGTTACGATAGAACAACAGCCTGTCGTCTCCCGGCTTGCTCATAACCCGCTTGAGGATCAAAGTCAAGCCATATCAGATCGCCTCGCTTGGGAATAATCAAAGTAATTCGTTCCCTTCAGTGCCAAAGTCTATTTCTTCATGTCTTGTATCCTGTTTCACTTTAGAGAGCAAAGTCTTTAGATGGTTACGTAGTTCCTCATTGGACTCTACAGGCTTGGTTTTTGGACGCAACAACAATTCATTATCTTCTGTCACCAAAATCTCAATTTCCGAGCCTTCTTCCAGATTAAGACGCTTAAGCAATTGGTTGGGAATGCGAATTGCACTGCTATTTCCCCATTTACTAAGTGTGGCTGTAGTCATGGCAATCCCACGCCTTTCGTTTGATTGATGCTCCAACTATACCTCACCTCTCTACAGTTGCATATCTATATGATATACATACAACAATTGTATTCTACCGTAAAATAATTATTGTAAAAAGGGTTAGTCACTGTCAACGGTAGTGTGCACAGGGTGCGTCAGATAACACCACAAACAGAAAATGGCTCTTTCCGCCTTATCGGACAGAAAGAGCCATTTTGATGATACCGGGGTCCTGTGCCATCAGCTCGCCTTCGCGAGTTTCGTGCCGCGAATCGATGCTGCAGCGTATACGACGAGCGCTGTCCAGATGAGCGCAAAGCCAACGAGCAGAATCGGTGAGACCGATTCCTTGAATACGAATATGCTCAGTAACAGCATGATTGTCGGCCCGATGTATTGAACGAAGCCGAGCGTTGACAGCGACATCCGGGCGGCTGCTCGCGCAAAAAAGAGCAGCGGCAGCGCCGTGACTACACCGGAAAGAAGCAGTTCGATGAACGTCGGCGCAGGCAGCGTCCACGCCGTCGTTTTCCCCACAACGGCCAAATAGATCCAGTAACCAAGTGCAACAGGCAGGACTACAGCCGTCTCTGAGAATAAGCCTATAGAAGCGTCTTGCTTGATCTTCTTCTTCGCCAGGCCGTACAAACCAAATGACGCAGCCAGCGAAATCGCGACCCACGGAAATCGCCCATAGTCAATCGCGATGATGAGTACAGCTGCACCTGCGATGCCAATGGCAAGCCACTGACCGCGGTTTGGCTTCTCGCGAAGGAATAGAACCGCTAACAACACGTTCAGCAACGGGTTCAAATAATAGCCGAGACTTGTCTCAACGACATGACCGTTGTTGACTGCCCAGATAAAGATGAGCCAGTTGGCAGCAATCAGCAGCCCGCTTGTGGCGAGCGACAGCAGGAGCGATCGATTAGTCGCAATCCGCTTTATGTCACCCCAACGGCGCTGCGCGGCGACCAGAATACCCATGAAAACAAACGACCATACAACCCGATGCGACAGAATCTCGCCTGCCGGAACTTCGCTAAACAACTTCCAATAAAGCGGGAGAATCCCCCACATGATATACGCGATAATAGCGTTGACCAACCCGTTATTCATAATCATTTTTCCCCTCTTTTTGCTCTGATGTCTCAACGGATTATACGTCTTGAACCTCTCACAAGTAAAGAAAAGAATTGTATTTGATAAGTCTCGGACCTGCCTCAGACTTCTATGTACCTCGAGGGGCTTTTGTTCAAATTCTCCCTTCCCCTGCAATACGCTATGAATCCAACTATATTTCGCACCAAGGGAGCTTAATGGATACGCGTTCTTTGAGCAGCAAGTGTGCGAATACACTCGGCTCTATAACCGGAACACAGAAAAAACCAAACGACCGTTTCCCGGTAGAATACCTGAAAACGGTCGAATCTTAAATCTTGTCTTTTTGTCCTGTCTACTTGACAGGATTATGACCATAATAGCGACTTGAATGAGAATATGTTTGCAGCCTTAATTATGATCCGTTTAACACTCTTGTTTCTTAAGATCAGCTTGTATCTTGGAAATCATGGTTTTAGTATGAGCAGTCAGTTGGCCTTCATCCTCAGCCTAAGACCTACTCACCAAGGTCTCGTCCAAGCCACCCTGAAGTATCGAAGCGAATGGGATCAGTACCAACCAACTCCGCGAGATGTTTTTCTATTTCCTCGAGCTGAATAACACCGATCTGCCGAGCCCATTTATTACGTAAATCATCAAAAATTTCTTCAGCTTCTCGCAGCATGTCTAACCCACGTGCTGTGACAATAAGGCGTTTACGGCGAGCGTCTGCTGGATCTTCCTCACGCAAAATGTAACCACGCTTTTGAAGAACCCCAATGGTTTTCGCCGCCGCTTGTTTTGAGACCGCTAAGCGCCGACCTAGTTCTGAAGCGCTGTCGATACCTGAAGCAATGGCCCGAATTGCTAAGTCGTGAACGGGACGAACATCCTCGTAGCCGCGAGCAGCAAGTTCAACTTGGGCAGCGTCTACCAGTGAACGATAGCCGCCAATTAAAAGCATTGTAAGAGTAGCACCTAAATTTGACATAGTAATATTATAATAACATAGCTTACGAGATCGTCAAAGCTGCCATGTTCTAAGCCCCAAGAAGCTGAGTGTTCAGTATCTTGGGGCAATGTTGCTTGACAAAGACAACCTGGTTGACTACTATATTGTTAGACAACCAGGTTGTCCAAAAGAAAAGAGGAGGATTTATAAATGACAATAAATAAAGTAGCAGCTACATTGGCCGGTATCTCGCATCACTATACAGATGTTAACGGAACAAAGCTTCACTACGTTTCAGCAGGGACTTCTGGCCCTCCCGTCCTGCTGGTCCATGGTTTTCCTGAAACCTGGTGGACTTTCCGGAAAGTTATTCCACTTCTAGCCAAGAATCACCGTGTTTTCGCCGTGGACCTACGTGGCTTCGGTGACTCTGACAATGGACCTGGTATATACGACAGCAAGACTTCCGCCGAAGACCTACACCTCCTCATCAAAGAACTTAATGTTGGCCCAGTGCACATCACAGGTCAAGACATAAGCGGGGCAACCATCTTCCGCCTCGCAGTAGCCCATCCAGAGGACGTTCTCAGCTTTACCGCGATTGAGATGGGTCTACCGGGGTTCGGCCTAGAGCAGTTAGCCGACGTCACAAACGGAGGTACATGGTACATCGGCGTTCTTGCTACTCCGAATATCCCCCAAATGCTGCTCACCGGACGCGAACAACAATTTCTCGAACAATTCGTGTTCCCGATCATGAGCCTGATACCAGAAGCAATCACGAAAGCCGACATTGAAGAGTTCGTACGCACCTACTCACGTCCTGACGGTTGGCGAGGAGCGGCTGGCCTCTACCAGTCTATGCTTAGGGAGGGTCAAGAAATTGCAGCTCTTGCCAGCGCCCACAAACTGTGCATGCCCGTGTTGGCAATCGGAGCCGGAGGCGGTGAGTTCACCGTCGCAACGATGAGCCAGGTAGCGTCGGGTCAGATCCGGTCAGTTTCCTTAGATGGCGTTGGCCACTATGCAGCACTGGAGGCACCTGATAAGGTTGCAAATGCTCTTCTTGAATTCTTTGACAGCATCGTTGCTGCATAGTTCACTTTAAATCATAATAAAACCTCCTATTAGAGCAATTAATTTTAGATTGCTTCTAATAGGAGGTTTTAATCTGGCTCTATTCATCTAGAGCTTTTCGTTATATTAGTGGCAAAAGGCTATGAATCTTATATCTCGCAACCATAGGTGGGCTATTACAATATAATATCAGGTAAGCGAACTCCTTAATTAAGTGCGCTATTCAGTGAGATACGTCTTAACTGAAGGAGCCTTATAAATCAAGAACTGCTTCAGACTACATGAAATGGTCGCGTTTTTGCTTGACAACCTACCTACTAGTAGGTAGAATAAAGACATGAAAAATTTACCTACTACCTCTAATGACATCCTGACTTGTGCCCGTTCTTTGATCATCGCTGGCGGTTACAACGGTTTCAGTTATGCCGACATCGCTGAAGTGGTTGGGATTCGTAAGGCGAGCATCCATCACCATTTTCCAAGCAAGGTCGATCTGGTTCGAACACTGGTTGCGCAATATCGAGAAGAAGCTCAAGCCGGATTGGAGAATATTGAACTCCATGTATCCGATGCTCTAGAACAGCTTCGCCGCTACGCCGGCTATTGGGAAGCCTGCATTGCGGACGCTAGCGCTCCGATTTGTGTCTGCGCGCTGTTGGCAAGTCAACTCCCCCTCCTTCCCGAAGAGGTTGCCATTGAGGTTCGGGCCCATTTCCAGTATCTATCAACGTGGTTATCGTCCGTGCTGGATCGCGGGTCGCAGCTTGGACAACTTCAACTTAGGAATACCCCGCATGCCGAGGCCGAAGCTTTCATGGCGGCAATTCACGGAGCTATGCTTACGGCGCGGGCCTATGGCGATCCGAATAAATTCAGCTTTGTGACAGGCCCGCTCCTGGAGCGACTCGCGCTTCCATTGTAATTGGTCCAATGGTGAAAACTACAGATTCTCAATCCAAAATTATTTAGAAAGGAGGCCACGTATTGTTCATGATATGTCCGCAGTTTACGAAGAAGACATGTTATAGCATACGTGTAAATCTATCAATCAGCAGAATAAAATAACCCCCCTTTGTCCTTAAGGACTGGAAGGAGAAATCTATGTTTGGAATTTCATCACTCGGCTGGGTGCATACACTCAGCAGCTTGCCAGCCATTCCACTAGCTATATATATGTTTGCTCGCTACGGACGGATTGTTCCACGATCACGGCCCGGTGTCGTTTATTTTATTTCGATGCTAATCGGCTCTATCACGGTATTCCCCATCGCTCATCAGTCGGCCAGCTATGGTATTGGTGCGGCAACGATTCTGCTGCTGCTCGTTGGATACGGCACCGGGTATATTTCGAGGTTTGGGCGTGCGGGCAAGTACGTTGAAACAATCTCCCTCAGCCTGACAGCGTTTCTGTTAATGGTACCGACTGTTTCCGAGATTTTGCGTCGTGTTCCAGATGGCAACCCCATAGTTACTGAATTGAATTCACCAATTCTTCTCGGCGCTCAAGCCAGTCTCCTCGTCATTCTAATTGTTGGTCTGACACTCCAAATCATCCATTTGCGCAGGCAAAGCAGGCTTGAGATGTCTGACCTATCAGCTGAGATATCAGCCTAAAGAGTGGGAAGGAAATACTGAGAAGATATTTTCAATTAATAAGGAGGAGCAATACATGTCATTAACTCAAGCTTTAGCTACAGCCAAACAGGAATTTATAACGCATACCCCTTTGGAGATCCAAGCTGAGATGTTCCGACAAATTCAGGAGCAGCAGGAGTCGGGCATAGCCTATGGCCGACAGGAGGGACAGAAAGCCAAGGACTTCACACTCAAAAATGCTTTGGGAGAAACGGTTAATCTCTATGACGAATTGTCCAAAGGACCCGTTGTCCTAACTTTCTACCGGGGCGGATGGTGCCCGTTCTGCAACACTCAACTGAAGAGCTATCAGAAGCTGCTTCCGGATATTGAAGCCCTAGGGGGCCAGCTGATCGCAGTCAGCCCACAAAGTCCGGACAACACGCTTTCCCAGCAAGAAAAAGAAGAACTGTCCTTCCAAGTGCTTAGCGATACAAACGGTCTCGTGGCAGCCTTCTATAATATTCTTTACGACGTTCCGGATTACATCCAGAACATTATGAAACAGATCGGCATGGACCTAACTGAATACAACGCCATGGACCGCTGGGTCCTACCTATTCCTTCCACCTTCATGATCGATGAATCGGGTATTATTCGTTCCGCCTATGTCAATCCAGATTTTATGCAGCGAATGGATCCGGAAGACATTTTGCATGAGTTGAGAAAGCTTTAAGTTTCTGTCTCTCGACTATCCATCTACATAATACTCAGCACTTCAGTTGAGTAAAAGCAGCCGATCCTAAATGAACTGCACTCCAATTGTTGTTAGATTTCACTTAGCAATTAGAGGTAAGTTCAACATTGATCGGCTGTCTTCTTGTTTTTGTTCCACTAATGTTCCCGTTAACGTAATCATTTCTTAGTACATCATTGGGAATTGAACCATCATTATGACGATAAGAGAAGAAATAAAGCTCAGTATTGCAAACAAAACATGAAGACAACTGAATGAGATTTTTTCCAGAAAAATTCTTTCTTTTCTTTGAATGAAGTACGAGTAAATTAACACAGTGATCACAATGGGCAAATATTGATGAAGATCCGGTCCATCCTTACTCGGCAATATTTTGTTAATATATCCACCTATTGTTTCATCAATGATCATAAATGCATATATAACTCCGATTATCGCTGAAATAAAAAACTGAGCTGATAACTTTACCAGATTTTTCCCCAAAAAAGACGGACCAATTTTTCGGAATAGGTCATTGACCATTATGTATTTGTTGCCTCCTCAACTTTTTGATTAGTACTCCTATATTTCACCACATAGCTCGTTCTAGTGTCTAGCTTAGTGACATTACATTTTGGAACGAACCTGCCCGTTAGTTTAACAGTACATCGGAGCTAAATGATTATTCCCCGTAGTAATCCTTAATCTTAACCAAGTTTCATTGCTCGTATATCATCTTTTCAATGCTGAAATAATCATTATAATCGGAAAAGAGATTCCAATAGCCGACAAAGCAAGTGTTCCGTTTCCCTCCATAGCAAAAACGCTCATTCTGTTCGCTACTCATTAGATACCATACAAAAAATTTCTAATATTATCCTACTGATAAGCATCCAAGATTTTTTCCAGAAAAGAACAAATGACCGTTCCCGTGTTTAATAACGGGAACGGTCATAACGCTCATTTTTTATATTTGCACTCAAAGGGCCAACTCCATATCAATATAGATTGTGGCATGGTCCGATGCAGCCTGCGCAAGCCTCAGCATCATTTCCTCCTTTGACTCACAAGAGTCTCCGCCCTTTCGGCCATGAGCTCTGAATTAATTTTACTGATGCCGAACCTGGTAAGTTTATGCACGACTTCGCTCGCGGACGGTGCATTTTCAATGATGATGTTCACGACTTCTTCAACATCATCGACAAGCCGGATATAGCGTTTGAATTCCTCCTCTGTCATATTCCCTGTAACTACGAAGAGTTGATAAAGCAAATTCAACACTGGCATGTGCAGCTTACCATCTGGGACTTCTGGAAGTGTCCAAAACTTGCTATCAAGAAACAACATGGAAGTAATAGGAGCCTTGTTATCTGTATCGCGGTAATAGACTTGGCCCGCGTCTTGGAACACTTCTTGGATAGTTCCTCCCCGTCCTTCAGAAAAAATGATACCGCATGAAGCAAGCGTCAGGAGTACATCCTCCCGTATGCTGTTTAGGAAGTATTTCGCCACGTGGGTCGCAAATGGCGTAAATGGTTCATGACCATAATGCCATGTCGGCAATGCCAAACTACAATTGAGAGGGGTGAGTTGGTCCTTAAGTTCATTAGCAATTTCCCAAGCCGGGAGCATCCATGCGTGGAGATCACTTAACAAATCTTCATTGATTGTCCTCCCATCCTTACCGATGAGGTGATGCATGTTCTTGGGGAATTCATCAAATGGTTTTTCCGCCAATCTATTGATTGCAGAAGTAAGTGAGTCAGCGGAGCGTCCTGCGAAAAGTGCACCAAGATGGGTCGCTTCCATGCAGCCTGGCCCGCCGCCACTAACGACGATGAAACCAGATTCAGAAAGCTTCTGAGCAATTCGTGCAACGTCGCGATATGATTTGCTGCCCCGCGGCTCTCGATGCCCACCCATGATTGCGACAGGACGGCGCCCTGCCTGCATCTCTTCTGTCAGAAATGCGTTCATTTCACGCACAACTGATGTGTCATGCAAAGCTTCCATCATCGCGGCGTAGGGGTCCGAGATGGTAGTACCTCCTTGTTGATGAAAATATAAAAAGCACTGGAAATCTGGCGTAGCAGGTAAACTTAACGCATTTTCCGGATTAAAGTGCTCAAGTAACTCAAATGGATTATAGAGCTTATCGTGAATTGGGTTGAACGGGGGATGCATAATCTGTTCAATTGGTTTTATCATTGCTCGCTCCTATTTCTCGGTTTTAAAATTCTCATGCTCTGTCAGTTCGTTAAAAGTGAGGTGGGCGATATCATCTGATTCCCAACAAATAGAACATGGAAAATTCGCCCATTAATGATCTCGGAGCTTAATTTAACCAAGAGCATATTTAATTATTCTGCCGGTTAGTTCAATACTGCTAAGATTATTCAACAAAAATTTCAATTGGATTCATTGTTATTGGGATATCCCCGGCAATATTCACGAAGAGATTTTGTTTCGCTTTTTCGTTACTATAAATTCGTCTTCAACCTCAACGATTTGACCTGACTTAAACTCAGTTAAGTATCCCTTATCCGTTATATAGAATTTGGTTGCTCAATTTCAAGGATACAAATCATTCCGCTTACATAGTCTACTTAAAGTCAAATTAAAAATAGGCTCCCATGTAAGCTGGCAGCCTTAGTTGATATCGTTTTCAGTTAGTTGAATCATTGAATCATTTCGTTGATATTGTGCCTTCACTTCATAATCATTCGGAATTAATTCATACAAGGCACGGACATCACAACCGATGGAATCGGCAATCGATATGGCAATTTTGAGTGGCATCACTCTTTTGTTTTCAATAAAGTCGTAAACTCGTTCCGGTTTAAAAAGTAATTCTTTTGCCAGCCATTCCGCTGACTTTCCGGATTCCATCAATCGTTCATTCAGTAAGCAACGTCCTAGTTCAAATTTCAAGAAACGATGACCTCCTTCATAAGATCATATTTAACCTTAAGCGTAGTCCATTAACAGTATGAATATACCTCCTTTTTTTACAGGCTTGACCAACAATTTTCTCTGCTCCTCCATTCCTAATACCAAAACGCAACGCCTCCACTTCCTCTTTTTCTTTCTGCTTATCTTCACCATATTTCCAAGTCCCTTGACCTATAACAGGAATGCTCACTTCCGTGTTACCTAGCTTACGATATAGCATACAAAACCTCCTAACAATTGGATGCAACTCAATTATCAATGCCTCCTGCATTAGCAAAAATTTAGTTGTGCCTATTACTCTTACATCAATGAAAAACGGCAGCCAGTCATGGTCAGCTGCCGTTATGTTGAAGTTTAACTACCGTTTCCCGTTCGTTTAATGATTTACTATTTAATTTGATTCATGTACCTTAACATAGACACTACCAAATAATTTTTCTCCAACATATGCATCTAAACGCCAAATCCCCTCTGATGGTAAAGTCATCTGGGATGGACGGTGAGCATTAGCCCCGTTTATAGGCCCATTGAAAATTGAACCTTCAAAAATATCAATCTGTTCATTATCGTTATTAGTGCCCACTACTTTCAATTCTTTTCCTTCTAAATCACTCGATTCACCCCAAAAATGCCACATATACTTATTCGTTTTGTTAGGGTAAAATTTATCAGCTTCCGAATCGTTATAAATAAAACCTAACTTTCCTTCTTCCCCTATCATTGTGTAAGAACCAGAATTAAATAATGAACTCTCCTTCCATTTATTTTCTTCAGTTTTAGACTGTGCTCCGCATGCTGTAAAAAACAATAAAAAGATAAAGCAACATACAAGAGTCCGCATAGTCCCTCCTCGATTTAAATGAGATTTTCGGTTCACTTATTATTTTTATTCAATTTTTATTTAAACTATCCTCCCGTTCGTTTAACAAACGTGGCTCAACTGTAATCTTCAATTAACGAGAATTTTCCTTCCTTTATCTTAAATGTTGAGTTACCTTTTAACTCTAGCTTATCCCCACTCTTTAATCCATTCGGTAAATCCACAGCTAAGATACCCTCGTAATTGATTCCAACCTCTACTTTGTCATCCCTTATAACATTGTAATCGGTAATTGTCTGGCGACGTCTAGAAAACATCGTTGCGGACTGTTCTGCCAACTCCCTAAATGCTTGTATTCCTCTGGTCTCTATTGTCGTTTCTCCATTGGAAATATTTCTGAATATGATGTCCTTATGCAAAAGTTCAACCATTCTTTCAATTTCATATGAATTGTATGCTTCAAGATAATTTTCAATTATACCCCTTATTCCCTTACGATCCATAACAGGACTCCTCTCTTGACATAAAGGTGATACCCCGGTAAACCAAGACAAATTCTCGATATGATACTACCATATATTTAATATATACTGCCTGTTAGCTTAAAGAAAAAGAGCAGTTGTCAACGGTAAAACTGTTCCTGACTGTCTTGAATTAACGTTTCTACGTTAGCTTAAAATGACAGGTGTTAAATTCTCTTCATTTTAGATATACCAATTTAACCGACCTGAATATCACTCACATCATCCTGCCTTATGCGAAAGTCTTCCAAAGGATCTTTCAATTAAAGGGTTTAAAAGCTACCGACGAACTTTCGCCAAAGCATTGGGTAATTCATCACGTTGACTTACCAAGAATTCCTCTTTATAATTCGGACATCGAGAGCCAAGACAATCCCCCAGTCGGTTGTCGAATTTAAAGTAAACAAACTCAATAGTGAAAGATGGTGAAGAAATTATGACTAAGCAGAAAGTATACTACGGTAAAGATCTCGAGGTAATGTTTAATTCGGAGGCATGCATTCATTCCGGTATTTGCGTAAAAGGGCTCCCTGGTGTTTTTGATTTAAGCAAGCGTCCGTGGGTTAATCCCGATGCTGACACTTCAGAAGCAATTGCCCGGCATATTGACACATGCCCAAGTGGAGCACTGACGTATAGACGTCTGGACGGAGAATATTTAACAGAGAAAGAGGGATGAACATGCATGTTGTAGAACATGAAAACGCTAATAAAAGATTTCTTATCGAAGATAACGGCGGCATTGCTGCGGTGATGACGTATGTAATCTCAAGTCCGGAACTTTACATTATCGATCACACCTTTGTCGAAAATGCTTACCGAGGACAAGGGCTTGGCGATAAGCTTATCGAAGCTATGGTGGAATACGCGCGGGAAAACGATATTAAGATTCTACCCTTATGCCCGTTTGCCAAAGGTCGATTCGAACGTATCTCTGAATACGCGGATGTTCTCAATAAATAATCAAGAATAATATGGTTATGAAAATGATAAGAGAAGAGCCTGAAGGTATTTTCTTCGTTCCCCCCAGGCTCTTCTCTTATTTGTCAATCGATTCCCTTGTCAGAAGAAAATAAATTATTATACTGCCGCTGTTTTCATTGAATTAATGTTATCCGTTAGAGAGTAGAGGATCACCCAGGAAAATCCGCCCAGTAGTTCAATACAATCCATTCCGAGTAATGGTGTTTATTAAACCTCATTAGAGCCTCGCAAACGTAATGTAATCGACTTGGACAGGCTCTACCGATTCGATCCGTAGTGCCCGGTTGATCTGTCCCCGGTGATATTGCCCATGTAAGAGGACCTGCAACAGGATGTCCCGGACGGATGTTCGGAACGGAACCCCGCTCTGATTCGCATAATCGATCATCTCGTCCAGCTCAGATTCCTCGAGCCTTTCGATATAGATGCGATATTGCTCTGCGTTTTCTTCGAACATCGTCCGGATCGCCGTCAGGTCTCCCGCTTCCTCCCATAATGAATATTCTGCACTGCCCTTGCCCTGCAATCGGGACAGCCAGACTCGTTCCGCGACCGCGACGTGCCGAACGAGTTTCAGAAGGTCCTTGTTCTTCGTGCCACTCTCTTCGAGCGCTTCCAAGATACGTCCATCCGCCCAATACAGGTGGTCCATCATGCACTTGATCGTCTTCACTTCGTTTTCCCCCTCTTCACCTCATCGCTTATTTAAACAAGGAGTATGCTCATAGCGGTTGTATCTCAGATAGAACTTCAGCTTTTCGAACTGTGGGCGAGTAAAATACGTCAGCATGCATATGCTGAATTTTGTCCCAGTTACCGGGATTGGTTGTATCTGGAGAGCGGTGCTCCAGAATAGCCTGATATAGAGCAGTCTTTTGTTCCAAATGAGCAATGTGCTGTTTGGCTTCTTCGAGCTTAACGAGTGCTGCTTCTTTATGCTCCATCATAAGTTTGTATCGTTGCTGTATGGTCGAATCTCCTTCGAGACAGAAATCAACGTACATTTTAATGACTTCAATAGACATCCCGGATTGCTTCAGACATTTGATGCCATGCAGCCAGTTGATCGATTCTTCGTCGAACATCCGAATATTGTTTTGATTGCGCTGCACGCTTGGCACCAGGCCTTTATCCGTATAAAAGCGTACAGCGTGCTCAGTGAGTCCCGTTATCAGGGCGGCTTCTTTGACCGTATGCATGTGAAATCCTCCTTGAAAATTTTTTTCGAAATCGGCTTGCCTTCGTGTAACACGAAGGTGATAGGCTTATTGTAATGCAAATCCACCATAAGCGGAACCCCAGCTATGGTGCCCGATTTTCGAATTCGGGGCCGTTTGCGTTTTACATTTAAACCCTAGGAGGAATTACAATGCAAACCGTAACATTAAACAATGGTGTGAAAATGCCGATCATCGGCTTTGGTGTGTACCAAGTTCCAGATGCTGAAGAATGCGAAAACTCCGTATATGAAGCGCTGATGGCTGGTTACCGTCTGATCGACACCGCCTCCGGTTATATGAATGAGGAAGCGGTCGGACGCGCGATCAAGCGCAGCGGCATACCGCGTGAGGAGCTGTTCATTACGACCAAGCTCTGGGTTCAGGATGCCAACTACGAGCGTGCCAAGCTGTCCTTTTCCAAATCCCTGAAAAAGCTGCAGCTCGACTATCTCGATCTATATCTTATTCACCAGCCGTTCGGCGATTACTACGGCGCTTGGCGTGCGATGGAAGACCTGTACCGCGAAGGTAAAATCAAGGCGATCGGTGTCAGCAACTT includes:
- a CDS encoding AbrB/MazE/SpoVT family DNA-binding domain-containing protein is translated as MTTATLSKWGNSSAIRIPNQLLKRLNLEEGSEIEILVTEDNELLLRPKTKPVESNEELRNHLKTLLSKVKQDTRHEEIDFGTEGNELL
- the rarD gene encoding EamA family transporter RarD; the protein is MNNGLVNAIIAYIMWGILPLYWKLFSEVPAGEILSHRVVWSFVFMGILVAAQRRWGDIKRIATNRSLLLSLATSGLLIAANWLIFIWAVNNGHVVETSLGYYLNPLLNVLLAVLFLREKPNRGQWLAIGIAGAAVLIIAIDYGRFPWVAISLAASFGLYGLAKKKIKQDASIGLFSETAVVLPVALGYWIYLAVVGKTTAWTLPAPTFIELLLSGVVTALPLLFFARAAARMSLSTLGFVQYIGPTIMLLLSIFVFKESVSPILLVGFALIWTALVVYAAASIRGTKLAKAS
- a CDS encoding MarR family winged helix-turn-helix transcriptional regulator; translation: MLLIGGYRSLVDAAQVELAARGYEDVRPVHDLAIRAIASGIDSASELGRRLAVSKQAAAKTIGVLQKRGYILREEDPADARRKRLIVTARGLDMLREAEEIFDDLRNKWARQIGVIQLEEIEKHLAELVGTDPIRFDTSGWLGRDLGE
- a CDS encoding alpha/beta fold hydrolase, which codes for MTINKVAATLAGISHHYTDVNGTKLHYVSAGTSGPPVLLVHGFPETWWTFRKVIPLLAKNHRVFAVDLRGFGDSDNGPGIYDSKTSAEDLHLLIKELNVGPVHITGQDISGATIFRLAVAHPEDVLSFTAIEMGLPGFGLEQLADVTNGGTWYIGVLATPNIPQMLLTGREQQFLEQFVFPIMSLIPEAITKADIEEFVRTYSRPDGWRGAAGLYQSMLREGQEIAALASAHKLCMPVLAIGAGGGEFTVATMSQVASGQIRSVSLDGVGHYAALEAPDKVANALLEFFDSIVAA
- a CDS encoding TetR/AcrR family transcriptional regulator, whose protein sequence is MKNLPTTSNDILTCARSLIIAGGYNGFSYADIAEVVGIRKASIHHHFPSKVDLVRTLVAQYREEAQAGLENIELHVSDALEQLRRYAGYWEACIADASAPICVCALLASQLPLLPEEVAIEVRAHFQYLSTWLSSVLDRGSQLGQLQLRNTPHAEAEAFMAAIHGAMLTARAYGDPNKFSFVTGPLLERLALPL
- a CDS encoding peroxiredoxin-like family protein, whose translation is MSLTQALATAKQEFITHTPLEIQAEMFRQIQEQQESGIAYGRQEGQKAKDFTLKNALGETVNLYDELSKGPVVLTFYRGGWCPFCNTQLKSYQKLLPDIEALGGQLIAVSPQSPDNTLSQQEKEELSFQVLSDTNGLVAAFYNILYDVPDYIQNIMKQIGMDLTEYNAMDRWVLPIPSTFMIDESGIIRSAYVNPDFMQRMDPEDILHELRKL
- a CDS encoding LOG family protein, which produces MIKPIEQIMHPPFNPIHDKLYNPFELLEHFNPENALSLPATPDFQCFLYFHQQGGTTISDPYAAMMEALHDTSVVREMNAFLTEEMQAGRRPVAIMGGHREPRGSKSYRDVARIAQKLSESGFIVVSGGGPGCMEATHLGALFAGRSADSLTSAINRLAEKPFDEFPKNMHHLIGKDGRTINEDLLSDLHAWMLPAWEIANELKDQLTPLNCSLALPTWHYGHEPFTPFATHVAKYFLNSIREDVLLTLASCGIIFSEGRGGTIQEVFQDAGQVYYRDTDNKAPITSMLFLDSKFWTLPEVPDGKLHMPVLNLLYQLFVVTGNMTEEEFKRYIRLVDDVEEVVNIIIENAPSASEVVHKLTRFGISKINSELMAERAETLVSQRRK
- a CDS encoding XRE family transcriptional regulator, coding for MKFELGRCLLNERLMESGKSAEWLAKELLFKPERVYDFIENKRVMPLKIAISIADSIGCDVRALYELIPNDYEVKAQYQRNDSMIQLTENDIN
- a CDS encoding DUF4871 domain-containing protein; amino-acid sequence: MRTLVCCFIFLLFFTACGAQSKTEENKWKESSLFNSGSYTMIGEEGKLGFIYNDSEADKFYPNKTNKYMWHFWGESSDLEGKELKVVGTNNDNEQIDIFEGSIFNGPINGANAHRPSQMTLPSEGIWRLDAYVGEKLFGSVYVKVHESN